Proteins from one Camelina sativa cultivar DH55 chromosome 8, Cs, whole genome shotgun sequence genomic window:
- the LOC104709734 gene encoding 9-cis-epoxycarotenoid dioxygenase NCED6, chloroplastic-like — MQHSLRSDLLRSKTSSSHSHLLPQTKNVNISRRVLINPFKITTLPDLPPLFKSPVTPPPVKLKPTHPNLNPLQKLAASMLDKIESSIVIPMEQNRPLPKPTDPAVQLSGNFAPVQECPVQNGLEVVGQIPSCLRGVYVRNGANPMFPPLAGHHLFDGDGMIHAVSIGSDNKVSYSCRYTKTNRLVEETKLGRSVFPKPIGELHGHSGLARLALFRRKKVEEDIKPGYFK, encoded by the exons ATGCAACACTCTCTTCGTTCTGATCTTCTTCGTTCgaagacttcttcttctcattctcatttACTTCCACAAACCAAAAATGTAAACATCTCCCGAAGAGTTCTTATCAACCCTTTCAAGATAACAACACTTCCTGATCTCCCTCCTCTCTTCAAATCTCCGGTCACGCCACCACCGGTTAAGCTCAAACCAACCCATCCAAACTTAAACCCTCTCCAGAAGCTAGCGGCTTCGATGCTCGACAAGATAGAGTCCTCTATCGTCATACCGATGGAGCAGAATCGACCGCTTCCTAAACCGACCGATCCAGCGGTTCAATTATCAGGTAACTTCGCTCCGGTTCAAGAATGTCCGGTTCAAAACGGTTTAGAAGTCGTTGGTCAGATTCCTTCTTGTCTACGAGGAGTTTACGTACGTAACGGCGCTAACCCTATGTTTCCACCGTTAGCCGGACATCATTTGTTTGACGGTGACGGAATGATTCACGCCGTTAGTATCGGTTCTGATAACAAGGTTAGTTACAGCTGTCGGTACACTAAAACGAACCGGCTTGTTGAAGAAACCAAGCTTGGAAGAtcggtttttcctaaaccaatcGGCGAGCTTCACGGCCATTCCGGTCTAGCTCGACTCGCTCTCTTC CGCCGCAAAAAAGTGGAGGAGGATATCAAACCTGGCTACTTCAAGTGA